TAATATGCCTGAGCTATTGCGCTGTTCAGCTTGTGGGAGCCGGATGTGTTGTTGCCCTCGAACTTGTAGAAGATATGCGCCGGAGTTCCGAGTAATTCCTCAAGAAATACCGCGTGTACTAACGGTGAGGGGCGGTACATTTTGTAGAAGCTCAGAATCTCATCGGGAATCGGTATGTATGCTGTATTGTCGTCAAGCTCCTGGCGTATAAGCTCATCGCAGAATATCGGCCTCATCTCGTCAAACGTTAAGGGCTTGAGCGTTCCCGGGTGAATTAGGGGGGCGGGCTTTGTCTTCATGTCTGCCCTTACGTTGTACCACGATGAAGGGATTTCGGATTCGTCCAAGTATATTTTGTAGGGGACTTTCATTTTGTCCATGTGATAATCTTCCTCCTGTTTTCGTAATGGGCGTTATTATAGTGCAGGGTCAAAATTTTCTGTGTAGCATATTTGAGCGTTAATGCTCCGTGATTCCTGCCGGGATTTTTACGGGGCAGGGGATGAGTCCGACGGTGTAACGGATAACATATCTTCTGCGATTCTGATTAGCTCTTCTCTTTTTGCTGACGGGCTTTCAAGATTTAGGGTAATATTATCCGCAACATTTACGGCAAGCACAAGCGGCATAAATGGCCGGGACTCTATTATTGCGTCATGGCCGGATACTTTCAGCAGCTCGAAGCCTGAGTCAGTCGGCATCATTCCTTTGTCGGTGTTCACTTCCGGGGGGATATAGAGACTTCCTGCCCCTGCGCCCTCGCTGAGTATGGTCTCAATGAAGCCGGGCGGGGATTCTCGCTGGTATGTCATGTAAGTTACTGTGCCTTGTGATTCTTGATTGTATTCTGTGATGAGTGGGAAAATATATTTGCTGACGGAATGCCATTCGCCAATGTTTTCGGGAAGCTCAAGCGCATAAGCCGGAGCGCATACCGCAATCATCAGCACCGCAAGAAATTTCTTCACCGCTCTGCCTGCTTTCATGGGAACATGATTATGCCTTGTCATTTTTGCGGAAGACTCCTATAACTGCCGCGACAATCTCCGCCGCTGACACAAAGAAATGTTTTAGCCCCGCCATAATCTGAGGCATTGCCACAACCGCGATAATTATTGAGAGCGTCCAATAGTTCCAGTGATATAGCCCCGCAACATCATGCTTCAGCCCGGTAACATCCATTCTTAGCTCTACTACTTCCGATTTCAGCTCCGTAATGTCCTTCCTGATTTCTTTTGAGAACGCCTCAAATTTTGCGTCCGTCTTCTGCGTGAACGCCTCAAATTTTGCATCCTGCTTCTCTGCAAACGCGTCAAATTTTTCGTTCTGCTTCTCCGCAAAGTCATTATGCAGTTTTACCATTTCAGCGCGAAATTCAGCGTTATCCGCCCTCATGTCTGATAATTGCTTGTCCGTCCGCGCAAAATGCTCCCTCAGTAACGCTTCAATCCTCGCAACGTCATCGCTTGCCATAATGCTGCCTCCTTTCATGTGGATGTGAATATTCTACATTACGCCCGCGCCCCGTCAAATGAATATCCCTGTGCTAATATACTCTTATCCACAAAAATTTTTGGCACAGGGAGGGAATTTTACGCGCAAAATGACAAAATCAGTACGCAAATTTTTCACGCTCGCTTACGCCCTAATCACATCAGAATGGAGAGCCGTAACCGTTATCATACTCGCAAGCCTCCTTCAGGCATTCGCGGTGAATTATTTTACGCTTCACTACCGCTTCCCGGATTTAGGTGTGTCAGGGATTGCCGTCCTCACGAATTATGCTTTCGGAATCTCGCCGAACTGGGTAATACTCGCCGGGAATATTATCCTTATGATATGGGCATGGCGGGACTTGAACCTTCATTTTCTCGGCCTGACTCTGATTTCTATATTTACGTTTTCGGCGGGGCTGTCAGTTTTCGCGCTTTACCCTCTGAGCCTTCCCGATGATAAATTCATGGCCACTGTCATAACAGGACTCATAAAGGGCTTTGCGGGCGGGATGATGTTCAACATAGGCGGGTCAAGCGGAGGGACGGACATTATTGCGGCGGCACTGAGACGGCGTTACGGGATAGAAGTCGGGCAGTTCTCGATTTTCGTCAACATGATAATCATCGCGCTGTCTGTCGGGATTGTGGGACTTGAGTCGGCTGTCTACGGTGCTGTGGGACTCTACGTCAACGGAGTCACAACGGACAATGTTACGCGGAGTTTCGACAAGCGGAAACAGGCCATCATCATCACAAACAAGCCCGATGAGGTCAGCAAATTCATCAACGATCACGGCAGGGGTGTTACACGTCTTGAGGGCAGGGGAGGCTACACGGGTCAGCCGAGGCAGGTATTGATTACGCTACTTGACCCGCGGCAGGTCGTAATCCTGAAACGTTTTCTGAAGGAGCATGACGAGCACGCATTTGTATCAATCTGCGACGCGGCTGAAGTATTAGGGCAGGGCTTCAAGAGCTGGCGTTCACTGTAGGGCTACCCCCCTTCCGCTGTCGCTCCCTCCCCCCTTGGCAGGGGGGACGAGAGACTCGCCGGGGATTCTCGCCTCCCTTGCGTAAGGGGAGGTGGCTGAAAGCCGGAGGGGTCGCTGACGGAGGGGGCGCGGAGGGCAGAAATTTTCATGATGAGGAGTGATTACTACGAGTGATTTCAGCATAGGCAGTTTATTGGACGAGGAGAAGAGAGCATCATTGCAGACTTTTTCGGGAAATCTCCCGGCGGATTCGGCGCGTACGGCAGAGTCTCAGCACTCCAAGAAAAATATCGTCTCACGAGTGGCATATCTTATAGGCGTTGACGGAAAATATTTCGGTCTTGAGCAGGGCGAGAATATGAATCCTCCGTTTTACCGCTCTGTGTATGAGGAGCTTAACGCCGACAAGGAAGCGCGAATCGTGAGGAGTCTTTGTCGGCTGAGGACGAAATTACAGCGCAACTTCAAAGCCATATGCACCGAGATGAATGCAGACGTGAAAAATATTGACTCAATGCCTGACCTTGTTCCGCCGGATATATTGCAGTCCCTCGAATCTGACGGAATATCTATCGTCAGGCCAAGACGCAGGCCGGAGGATTATATTGTTGACGTTCACAACTATTTACTGCCGCATGTCCCTAACTGCCAGAAGTTTATTCCCTCGTGGGTGAAATGGATCTACATCCGCAATTTATTTTTCATCAGCAGGGGGAAC
This window of the Synergistaceae bacterium genome carries:
- a CDS encoding YitT family protein: MTKSVRKFFTLAYALITSEWRAVTVIILASLLQAFAVNYFTLHYRFPDLGVSGIAVLTNYAFGISPNWVILAGNIILMIWAWRDLNLHFLGLTLISIFTFSAGLSVFALYPLSLPDDKFMATVITGLIKGFAGGMMFNIGGSSGGTDIIAAALRRRYGIEVGQFSIFVNMIIIALSVGIVGLESAVYGAVGLYVNGVTTDNVTRSFDKRKQAIIITNKPDEVSKFINDHGRGVTRLEGRGGYTGQPRQVLITLLDPRQVVILKRFLKEHDEHAFVSICDAAEVLGQGFKSWRSL